In a single window of the Acinetobacter sp. CS-2 genome:
- the odhB gene encoding 2-oxoglutarate dehydrogenase complex dihydrolipoyllysine-residue succinyltransferase, giving the protein MATEIKAPVFPESVADGTIATWHKQPGEAVSRDEVICDIETDKVVLEVVAPADGTIASIIKNEGDTVLSAEVIAQFEEGAVSGAAQTQAVQSEEKVEQAAAQTQAGNAPVVERAQPVADQAPAVRKALTETGIAASDVAGTGRGGRITKEDVANHQAKPAAAPLSVAVGERIEKRVPMTRLRKRVAERLLAATQSTAMLTTFNEVNMKPIMEMRAQYKDAFEKRHGARLGFMSFFVKAATEALKRYPAVNASIDGDDIVYHGYYDIGVAVSSDRGLVVPVLRDTDRMNYAEVENGIRAYAVKARDGKLGIEDMTGGTFTITNGGTFGSLLSTPILNTPQTAILGMHKIQDRPMAVNGQVEILPMMYLALSYDHRLIDGKEAVGFLVAIKELLEEPARLILDL; this is encoded by the coding sequence ATGGCAACCGAAATTAAAGCACCGGTATTCCCAGAGTCAGTTGCAGACGGTACGATTGCAACTTGGCACAAACAACCAGGTGAAGCTGTATCACGTGATGAAGTGATCTGCGATATTGAAACTGATAAAGTTGTTTTAGAAGTTGTTGCTCCTGCTGACGGTACAATTGCGTCAATCATTAAAAATGAAGGCGATACAGTGCTTTCTGCTGAAGTGATTGCACAGTTTGAAGAGGGCGCTGTTTCTGGCGCTGCTCAAACTCAAGCAGTTCAATCTGAAGAGAAAGTTGAACAAGCGGCTGCACAAACTCAAGCGGGTAATGCACCTGTTGTTGAGCGTGCTCAACCTGTTGCTGATCAAGCTCCAGCAGTGCGTAAAGCATTGACTGAAACTGGTATTGCAGCGAGCGATGTAGCTGGTACTGGTCGCGGTGGCCGCATCACTAAAGAAGATGTTGCAAACCATCAAGCTAAACCTGCTGCTGCGCCGTTAAGCGTTGCTGTTGGTGAACGTATCGAAAAACGTGTTCCTATGACTCGTCTTCGTAAACGTGTTGCTGAACGTTTACTTGCTGCAACTCAATCAACAGCAATGTTGACTACGTTCAACGAAGTGAACATGAAACCAATCATGGAAATGCGTGCTCAATATAAAGACGCATTTGAAAAACGTCATGGTGCACGTTTAGGCTTCATGTCATTCTTCGTTAAAGCAGCGACTGAAGCACTGAAACGCTACCCTGCTGTAAATGCGTCTATCGATGGTGATGACATTGTTTATCACGGTTACTATGACATCGGTGTAGCTGTATCAAGCGACCGTGGTCTAGTGGTTCCTGTATTACGTGATACTGACCGTATGAACTATGCTGAAGTAGAAAACGGTATTCGCGCTTATGCTGTTAAGGCACGTGACGGTAAGTTGGGCATTGAAGACATGACTGGCGGTACATTCACTATTACTAACGGTGGTACTTTTGGTTCATTGCTTTCTACCCCAATTTTGAACACACCACAAACAGCAATCTTGGGTATGCACAAAATCCAAGACCGTCCTATGGCAGTGAATGGTCAAGTAGAAATCTTGCCAATGATGTATCTAGCACTTTCTTATGACCACCGTTTAATTGATGGTAAAGAAGCTGTAGGTTTCCTTGTAGCAATCAAAGAATTGTTAGAAGAACCTGCTCGTCTTATCCTTGATCTTTAA
- the lpdA gene encoding dihydrolipoyl dehydrogenase — MSQQFDLVVIGGGPGGYEAAIRAAQLGFKVACIEKRIHKGKPSLGGTCLNVGCIPSKALLDSSHRYEDTVKHLDDHGITTGEVSFDLSKLLARKDKIVDQLTGGIDQLLKGNGVEWLKGTGKLLAGKKVEFVSHEGETQVLEPKYVILATGSVPVNIPVAPVDQDIIVDSTGALEFPEVPKRLGVIGAGVIGLELGSVWRRLGAEVVVFEAMDAFLPMADKALAKDFQKLLTKQGLDIRVGAKVSGTEINGREVTVKYTQGGEDKEQTFDKLIVCVGRRAYAEGLLADDCGIKLTERGLVEVNDWCATSVEGVYAIGDLVRGPMLAHKAMEEGVMAVERIHGHAAQVNYDTIISVIYTHPEAAWVGLTEEQAKEKGHEVKTGQFGFAVNGRALAAGEGAGFVKFVADAKTDRLLGMHVIGPAASDIVHQGMIALEFVSSVEDLQLMTFGHPTFSEVVHEAALAVDGRAIHAIQRKRK, encoded by the coding sequence ATGTCTCAACAATTTGATTTAGTAGTAATTGGCGGTGGACCAGGTGGTTATGAAGCTGCAATTCGTGCAGCTCAACTTGGTTTTAAAGTTGCGTGTATCGAAAAACGTATTCATAAAGGCAAACCTTCTTTAGGTGGTACTTGCTTAAACGTGGGTTGTATCCCGTCTAAGGCATTACTTGATTCTTCACACCGTTATGAAGACACCGTAAAACATTTAGATGATCACGGTATTACCACTGGTGAAGTAAGTTTCGACTTGTCTAAGCTTCTTGCACGTAAAGATAAAATCGTTGATCAGTTGACTGGCGGTATTGACCAGTTATTAAAAGGTAACGGTGTTGAATGGTTAAAAGGTACTGGTAAATTACTGGCAGGTAAAAAAGTTGAGTTCGTTTCTCACGAAGGTGAAACTCAAGTTTTAGAGCCTAAGTATGTCATTCTTGCCACTGGTTCTGTGCCAGTAAATATTCCTGTAGCTCCTGTTGATCAAGACATCATTGTTGATTCAACTGGCGCGCTTGAATTCCCAGAAGTGCCTAAACGTTTAGGTGTTATTGGTGCAGGCGTGATTGGTCTTGAGCTTGGTTCAGTATGGCGTCGTTTAGGTGCAGAAGTTGTTGTATTTGAAGCAATGGATGCATTCTTGCCAATGGCTGATAAAGCATTGGCAAAAGACTTCCAGAAACTGTTAACTAAGCAAGGTCTTGATATCCGTGTAGGCGCGAAAGTGTCTGGTACTGAAATTAACGGTCGTGAAGTAACTGTTAAGTACACTCAAGGCGGTGAAGACAAAGAGCAAACTTTCGATAAGTTGATCGTTTGTGTAGGCCGTCGTGCTTATGCTGAAGGTTTATTGGCAGATGATTGTGGCATTAAACTGACTGAACGCGGTCTGGTTGAAGTGAACGATTGGTGTGCGACTTCTGTGGAAGGCGTATATGCAATTGGTGACTTGGTACGTGGTCCAATGCTTGCACACAAAGCAATGGAAGAAGGCGTAATGGCTGTAGAGCGTATTCATGGTCATGCTGCACAAGTGAACTACGACACGATTATTTCTGTTATCTATACTCACCCGGAAGCAGCGTGGGTCGGTTTAACAGAAGAGCAAGCCAAAGAAAAAGGCCACGAAGTTAAAACTGGTCAATTCGGTTTTGCTGTAAATGGCCGTGCTTTAGCTGCGGGCGAAGGTGCTGGTTTCGTGAAGTTTGTTGCTGATGCAAAAACTGACCGTTTACTTGGTATGCATGTGATTGGACCAGCTGCGTCTGATATCGTACACCAAGGTATGATTGCACTTGAGTTTGTATCTTCAGTTGAAGATTTACAGTTGATGACTTTTGGTCATCCAACCTTCTCTGAAGTGGTTCATGAAGCTGCACTTGCAGTAGATGGACGAGCGATTCACGCGATTCAACGTAAGCGTAAGTAA
- the sucC gene encoding ADP-forming succinate--CoA ligase subunit beta, with protein MNLHEYQAKTLLKKYGMPVQEGILATNAEETVKAFEQLGGKFAVLKAQVHAGGRGKAGGVKVVKSAQEAEDYANQIIGTRLVTYQTDANGQPVNSILVSEDVYPVERELYLGAVVDRSSRRVTFMASTEGGVEIEKVAEETPEKIIKVEVDPLVGLMPFQAREVAFALHLKDGQINQFVKIMTAAYQAFIENDFALFEINPLSVRENGDILCVDAKVGIDSNALYRLPEIVAMRDKSQENERELKASEHDLNYVALKGNIGCMVNGAGLAMATMDIIKLYGGQPANFLDVGGGATKERVIEAFKIILADSSVQGVLINIFGGIVRCDMIAEAIIAAVQEVHVTVPVVVRLEGNNAELGARLLDESGLTLISASGLADAAEKIVAAVKA; from the coding sequence ATGAATTTACATGAGTATCAAGCAAAAACGTTATTAAAAAAATATGGGATGCCGGTTCAAGAGGGTATCTTGGCAACAAATGCAGAAGAAACCGTAAAAGCTTTTGAGCAGCTTGGTGGTAAATTTGCAGTACTCAAAGCCCAAGTACATGCCGGGGGACGCGGTAAGGCTGGTGGGGTAAAAGTGGTGAAGTCTGCACAAGAAGCTGAAGACTATGCCAATCAGATCATTGGTACTCGTTTAGTGACTTATCAGACGGATGCCAATGGACAACCAGTCAACAGCATTTTAGTCTCTGAAGATGTTTATCCGGTTGAACGCGAGCTGTATCTTGGTGCAGTGGTCGACCGTTCCAGCCGTCGTGTAACTTTTATGGCATCGACTGAAGGTGGGGTCGAAATTGAAAAAGTGGCTGAAGAAACCCCAGAAAAAATTATAAAAGTCGAAGTCGATCCATTGGTTGGACTGATGCCATTTCAAGCTCGTGAAGTGGCTTTTGCTCTTCATTTGAAAGATGGTCAGATCAATCAGTTTGTCAAAATTATGACTGCAGCTTATCAGGCATTTATTGAAAATGATTTTGCCCTATTTGAGATTAACCCCCTTTCAGTTCGTGAAAATGGTGACATCTTATGTGTGGATGCCAAAGTCGGGATCGACTCTAACGCCTTATACCGTTTACCCGAAATTGTAGCGATGCGTGACAAGTCTCAGGAAAATGAACGCGAATTAAAAGCTTCAGAACATGACCTGAATTATGTAGCCTTAAAAGGTAACATTGGATGTATGGTCAATGGAGCGGGGCTTGCTATGGCAACTATGGACATCATCAAACTGTATGGTGGTCAGCCTGCGAACTTCCTTGATGTTGGCGGTGGTGCAACCAAAGAGCGCGTCATTGAAGCGTTTAAAATTATTTTGGCAGACAGCTCGGTACAAGGGGTTTTAATTAATATTTTTGGTGGAATTGTACGTTGTGACATGATTGCTGAAGCCATTATTGCAGCGGTCCAGGAAGTTCATGTAACCGTGCCGGTTGTTGTGCGTTTGGAAGGAAATAACGCAGAACTGGGTGCCAGGTTATTGGATGAATCTGGACTCACGTTAATCTCTGCATCAGGTTTAGCTGATGCAGCAGAAAAAATTGTTGCTGCGGTAAAAGCTTAA
- the sucD gene encoding succinate--CoA ligase subunit alpha, with protein MSVLINKDTKVLVQGFTGKNGTFHSEQALAYGTKVVGGVTPGKGGKSHLNLPVFNTMKDAVKETGADASVIYVPAPFVLDSIVEAVDSGIELIVVITEGVPTLDMLKAKRYLETNGNGARLIGPNCPGIITPGECKIGIMPGHIHQPGKIGIISRSGTLTYEAVAQTTKLGLGQSTCIGIGGDPIPGMNQIDCLKLFQEDPQTEAIIMIGEIGGIAEEEAAEYIQSHVTKPVVGYIAGVTAPKGKRMGHAGAIISGGKGTAEEKFAAFEKAGMAYTRSPAELGSTMLEVLKRQNLA; from the coding sequence ATGAGCGTATTAATTAATAAAGACACCAAAGTATTGGTACAAGGTTTTACCGGTAAAAATGGTACGTTTCACTCAGAGCAAGCATTGGCTTATGGTACCAAAGTCGTCGGTGGTGTAACGCCCGGTAAGGGGGGGAAAAGCCATTTAAACCTACCTGTATTCAACACCATGAAAGATGCAGTCAAAGAAACAGGCGCAGATGCCTCGGTCATTTATGTACCTGCACCATTTGTATTGGATTCAATTGTAGAGGCAGTAGATTCTGGGATTGAACTTATTGTTGTAATTACTGAAGGTGTGCCGACTTTAGATATGTTAAAGGCCAAGCGTTATCTTGAAACCAATGGCAATGGTGCGCGTTTAATCGGTCCAAACTGTCCGGGTATTATTACCCCGGGAGAATGTAAAATCGGCATTATGCCAGGACATATTCATCAGCCAGGTAAAATCGGAATTATCTCGCGTTCGGGTACACTAACCTATGAAGCTGTAGCTCAGACTACAAAGCTCGGTTTAGGTCAGTCAACCTGTATTGGCATTGGGGGAGACCCAATTCCAGGCATGAACCAGATTGATTGCTTGAAGTTGTTCCAAGAAGACCCGCAGACCGAAGCCATTATCATGATTGGTGAAATTGGCGGTATCGCAGAAGAGGAAGCAGCTGAATATATTCAGTCTCATGTCACCAAGCCAGTTGTGGGCTATATTGCAGGTGTGACTGCACCAAAAGGTAAGCGTATGGGGCATGCAGGTGCAATTATTTCTGGCGGTAAGGGTACAGCAGAAGAAAAATTTGCAGCCTTTGAAAAAGCGGGTATGGCTTATACGCGTAGTCCTGCAGAGCTCGGATCAACCATGCTAGAAGTTTTAAAACGCCAAAACCTGGCCTGA